GTCGGCGTCAGCGAGATCACCGTCGAGAGCACGACACCGGACGGCGAGACGAAGGAGGTCGCGACCGGACAGGGTGCCTACCGGGTGTTTCGGCCCGAGTAGAATCGTCGTCTAGGCCCACGGCGAACCGACGGATCGAGACCCGGCCTGCGCGCTCGCGAAGACCAACGTCTAGCTCTCGATACCGGGTGTCTCATCGGCTAACTCGTCGCGATTCCGGCTCCGAGCACTGATCCAGAGGCGTCCGTGGAGGTAACAGCCGATCGCCGCGACGAGGAGGAAGTAGCCGTAGATAGCCGTTTCGACGAGTGGAGGGACCGACTCGAGCATCGGTTTTCGGTACAGTCTCGTCGGCGATACGGTTGCACCTGAACTTCGACACGCTTCTTAGGCGTTTGCGGCCGGTTAGGCGTTCGAGACCATCCAGTACCGCACGCCGAGGTAGATCATGACGATGCCGAACGTAACCGCGAACAGCGGTGAGCCGTCCATCGCCGCGTAGACCAGCGCGACCGCGTTCAGCGCGATCCCGACGACGTACATCGTCTGCATTCGTCGCTCGTTCATACGGTCCCACCCGTGTCGTCCGCGAGGCGTTCGAGCACCCCGTCTCGAGGTTGCCGAGAGATTCTCATACCACGTTCTTGGGACCGGGGGTAGAAAACGCTCTCACTTCGGGTCGATCCGCGATCACCGATCGATGGACGAAGCCGCTGCGTCTCGCCCGCTTCTCCATCACCTCCGCTTACTCGTCGCCGAATGCGAGATTGTCGCTGTCGACGACCTCGCCAAACAGCCAGTCGGCGTGGTCGATAGCGTACGCTTTGTGGTCGTCCTCGATCGCGCCGATGCAGTCTTCGACCATGAGCGGCCGGAAGTCTCGTAGCCCAGCACTGCCACCGGTGTGGAGCACGCAGACGTTCGCGAGGGTGCCACAGAGCACGAGATCGTCGATCCCGCGGGCGTTTAGCCAGCCCTCGAGTTCCGTGTTGTAGAAGGCGTCGTAGGTGTGTTTCTCGACGACGTGGTCGTCCTCCTCGACGGTGAGTTCGTCGACGATGTCGGCCTCCCACGACCCCTCGAGGACGTGTTCGCCCCACTGCTCGAACTCGTCGTAGTAGTGGGCGTCGTCGAACTGTTCGGGCGGGTGGATGTCTCGCGTGTAGATCACCTGCAGGTCGGCCTCGCGGGCCCGTTCGACGAGGTCGGCGATTGGCTCGATGACGGTTTCGCTGCCCGGCGCGTACAGCGAGCCGTCTGGGTGACAAAAGCCGTTTTGCATGTCCACGACCACGACCGCGGTGTCGGCTGGCTCGAGGTCCATAACTATCGTCTTCTACGGACTCGCCGGCAAAAACGTTCGTGACGGGACGGCCGTCGCCGGGGACGCCATTTCGCGGGCAGGCGTGACCGAGAGCCGACGAGTCCAGCACCAACCAGCGGCCTTTTTACACTCCTTTCCTTACTGCCTGTCAACGCTTCCAAATGACGGCCACACTGACGCGAACGCGGTTCCTCGCCGCGCTGGTCGCGGTGTCGATGCTCGCACTGCTGTTCGTCGCGGCCAGCGGCGCGGTTCCGCTGTTGCCCGCGGGCGACTCCGCCGACCGGCCCGACGATCCGTCCACCGAAGACACCGTCGGCTACGTTGAGGGCTACTGGCACGACGACGAACTGGACGTCGACGACCGTGACGACGCCGCCATCGAAGACGAGGACGAACTCGAGTCGGTGATCTACCGATCGATGGCGCGCGTCGAGGAGATCCGCGGGCTGACCTTCGAGGACGAGGTCCCGGTCGACGTCATCTCCCGCGAGGAGTTCCAGGAGGACCACGAGGAACTGTTCGTCGAACTCTCCGCGGACGAACGGGTTCAACAGAACGTCACCTACGAGGCGCTGTTCATGGTTGACAGCGAGACCGACGCGGAGGCGGCACTCGAGGCCATGTACGGCGATAGCGTCGGCGGCTACTACGACCCGAGTGCGAACGAGATCGTCCTCGTTTCGGACAGTCCCGAGTCGCCCGAGGTGGACGAGGTGATCCTCGGCCACGAACTGCTTCACGCCTTGCAGGATCAGCACTTCGACCTCTCGGGGTACGACCGCGAGACCATCGATCAGGACAACGCGAAAAACGGGCTGATCGAGGGCGACGCCGTGACGGTGGAAACCGAGTACGACCGTAATTGCGGGGTCGAGTGGGATTGTCTTCCCGAGACCAACGCGCAGCCGACTCAACCGAGTGACATCAACTGGGGTATCTACGCGATGCTCATCCACCCCTACGACGAAGGACCGGAGTACGTCGACTTCCTGCTCGAGGCCGACGACGGGTGGTCCGCAGTCGACGCGGCCTACGACGATCCGCCACAGCATTCCGCCGAGGTGATCCACCCCGACGAAGACCGTGAGATGGCCGACGTTAGTGTCGAAGACGAGTCCGCCGACTCTTGGGAACCGTTCGAGGTCGACGGCGAGGTCGCGACTGAGACGGTAGGCGAAGCGGGAATGGTCGCGATGTTCGGCGGGAACGCGCCCGACCCGAACCAGCCGTCGGTGATCGAGGACGAGGACTTCCTCACCCCCGATTTCCGCATCGACTACGATCAGCCGTATACGGACGGCTGGGCGGGCGACCAACTCGTTACCTACGTCGATTCGGACGCGGCGGCGAACGGAACGCCCGCAACCGAGGAGACCGGCTTTGTCTGGCAGACCGAGTGGACCTCGAGCGAGGACGCCGACCAGTTCGTCGACGGCTACGGCGAGTTGCTCGAGATCAACGACGCCGAGGCCGTCGACGACCGCGACGGTCTCTACGAAATCGACGGCGCATACCCCGGCGCGTACGCCGTCCAGACGGATGGCGAGACGGTAACGGTCGTTCGCGCGCCGTCGGTCGACGAACTGGACGATATCGAAGCGGGAGTCACCGCCGGTAGCGAGTCGACCGACGGGTCCGACGAGACGAGCGAGTCGGACGAGACTGATGGAACGGAAAGTGAGGACGATGACAGTGCGGCCAACGACGACTCCATTCCCGGGTTCGCCGCCCCCGGTGCGGTGATCGCCATCGTGGCCGCCGTGCTCGCGGCGCGCGTCCGGAACTGAGCGCTGTGGGTAGTCAGCGGATGCGCTCGAACCGCGGCGAGCGATGAACCTATGGCCCCGCCCTCGAAAGAGGTGCTCGATGCAACGGGGCCACCTCGGACTCATTGCGGTCGTCTCCCTTCTCGTGCTCTCGGGCTGTGCGCTTCCCGACTCCCCGGACCGGTTCGATACCGATCGAGAACTCGGCTACGTCGGCGGCTACGCGCACGACGACGCCTTCGAGTTCGACGACGCGGACGCGCTCACCGAGCGCCAGCTCGAGGCCGTCAAGTACCGCTCGATGGCCCGGATCGAGGTCGTTCGCGAGATGAAGTTCGAACACGACGTCAGGCTCGAGGTGATCTCCAGAGAGGAGTATCGTAGCCAGCGCGGCGAGCCCAGGTCGGCGTCGCCGTTCGTCAACGAGGTCTGGCGCGGCGCGTTCATCGTCAACGGCGAGACGGACGTCAGCCAGGCGATGAACACCCTCTACGGCGGGGCCGTCCAGGGCTACTACACGAGCCATCGAATCGTCATCATCACGGACGACACGGACGAAATTCGGATCGACCGTAACACGCTGGTCCACGAACTGGTCCACGCCCTGCAGGACCAACACTTTGGGCTCGACCGGAGCGGCCAGTCGATCGACGAACAGCGCGCCGAGATCGGGCTTACCGAGGGTGAAGCGGAGTACATCCCGTATCTGTACGACCAGCGCTGTGGCGAGGAGTGGCAGTGTCTGGCCGAGTACGAACGCCCGCCGGCCACCAATCTCGGCGGAACACCGTTCAACGCCGGGCTCTTTCTCTCGATCTACGCGCCGTACTCGGAGGGCCCGCCGTTCGTCGACCACCTCCGCGATCGGGGCGGCTGGGCGGCCGTCGACGATGCCTACGACGACCGGCCGGCGAGTACGAGCCAGCTGATCCACCCCGAAAAATATCCGGACGATCGGCCGGTCGACGTCGTGGTGCCGGACCGCTCGAGCGACGACTGGGTGCCGTTCACCCGAGGAGGCGAACCACGCACGGAGACGGTCGGCGAGGCGACGCTGTTCGCCGCCCTCTGGACGAACGACGTCGTCGACCGCTGGCTCACCGACGGAGCGACCGACCTCTCGCCGTACAACTACTCCTACCCGGCGACCGACGGCTGGACCGGTGACTCCATGCAGATCTACCACGACGCGGACGACGAGGACCGAACCGGCCACGTCTGGTCTCTTGCCTGGGAGAGCGAGGACGACGCCGACAAGTTCGCCGCGGCCTACCGAACGCTTCTCGAGAACCGCGGGGCGACGGCGGTGGAGCGCGCGGACGACGTCTACCGAATCGAGGACGGCGAGGCGTTCGCCGGTGCCTACCGCGTGACCGTCGACGGAGACCGCGTCGAACTCGTCGGCGCGCCGACGGTCGACGATATCGAGGCGATTCACGGGTCGGAGACGGCCTCGGCGACGCTCGAGGAGCCGGTCACGGTGCCGACTCCGGCGACGACTATGTCAGGGTCGATCGTGGCTTCGCGGCCGTAGCTCACTGCCGTTGCCGATCGAACGTCGTCGCCCAGTACTGAACGCGAGGCGCGAACATAGCGCAACTGTGGGGCCGGTCGAAGCGGAGCGGTGGTCCCTTGGGGGACGTGTCGTTCGGTACGTTCAAGCAGGAATGCGGACAATACCCGGTTCGTGAACCGATATCGGAACGGCGGCTTGTTTCTCACTCTCTGTCTCATCTGGGGAACGACGTTCGTCGCGATCAGCGCCGGGCTGTTGCACTTTCCGCCGGTGCTTTTCGCTGCGTTTCGGTACGATCTGGCCGCGATACTGCTGCTCGCGTACGGCTATTTCACCTAAATTTCAAGGCGGAGGCCCCTTCCTCTACGGAGTGAGCGGAGCGAACGGAGTAGGGAGGGGAGGAGCCGATAATCCCTCAACGTACCACGGTCTCTGGCAGGCTCACTCCCGAACGTTTAGTAACACTGCCATGTTATGTGAAACGTCGTGGAATACCGTCGTACCGCCATAATCAAGCTCGACGTGGATCAGGACGCCGATGCGTCCCTCCGTGAGACAGTCGAGCAATTCAAACATTGTGCGAACACCGCGAGCGAATGGTGTTGGCATGGCGACGACGGATACCACGTTACCTCGAAGGCCAAAGCCGAACGTGCCTTGTACGACCAACTGCGGGACGAAACCAACCTCACCGCAAACCTCGTTCAGAAAGGGATTCGTCGAGCAGTTGAAGCCGTCAAGAGCGGTGTAGAACGACTGAAGCGCGGTGAACGCACGTCGCAACCCTACTTTTCTGCCGACAGCGCGGTCTACAATAAGCGCAGTGCGACCTTCCACCGCGACCACGTTTCGCTTTCAACTGTCAATGGGCGTGTTGAGTGTGACTACATCCTCCCCGACGACTCGGAGACACCGCCCACGAAGTACGTCTCCGATGAGGACTTCGAGTTTCGGATGGCTCACTTGCAGTACCGCGACGGTGACTGGTATCTCCACGCTTCGATGCGGAAAGTCGAAGCAGACGAGGAATCGCCTGAATCCGAATCCAAGCACAGAACAGTCCTTGGTGTGGATTTAGGCGTCAACAATGTCGCTGTCGCTTCAACGGGGCGATTCTGGTCGGCAGACGAGTTTAACCACTGGCGTCAAGAATACGAGAAACGCCGTGCATCGCTTCAGCAGTGTGGTTCTCGACAGGCCCACGAGAACATCGAATCAATCGGGCAGAAAGAGTACGGACGGTTCGAGATATACCTACACACGGTGGCGAACGAACTTATCGAGGAGGCTGTCGAGAACGACTGTTCGCACATCGTGTTCGAGGAGTTGACCCACATTCGGGAGAACATCCCCGAGGCGACGTGGCAACACATCTGGGCGTTCCGACGCCTCTACGAGTACGTTGAATACAAGGCTGAAGAACACGGCATTGAAGTCGTACAGGTTGACCCGCGAAACACATCGAAGCGCTGCTCGACGTGTGGGTTTACCCACGACGACAATCGGCATCAAGAATCGTTCGAGTGTCAACAGTGTGGGTATGAGAACCACGCCGACTACAACGCCTCCAAGAACATCGGTTTGCAGTATCTCCGTCGCAGGCAAAACGCAGGCGACGGAGGCGCACCAGTAGACGTGCGCTTGAATCGCGGGACGCTGAACGTGAGTGGGGAGTACGTCCCCCCTGCTACCACCGACGGTGGCATAGAACGGGAGTCCACGCGAAAGCCCTACCCTCAACGAGCGAGGTCGTCAGACCGAGCGAAGTAGGGTAGGGTAGTTTACGAAGCGGCGGTTTATCGCGCGGGAGCTGTCGGCGCTGAAAGCCGAATCGACTGCCGAGTAACGTCCGCGGGAACGCAAATCGGACGTTTGCCAGTTCTTCTCGCGGTCGGAGTCGCTCCGGTACTGTGCCCTGTTACTGATCTCGACGGCTATCGCCCCCTCACTTGTGAGGCTGTCAAAATATCACTCGATCTGGGTTTCGACAGCGACAAAACGGACGCAATCGCGGCTCCGACCGCAGACGAGTAGCTTTTTTGTTCGCCCCGGAAAGTCGTCGGTATGACAAACCCGTTCGGAACCGTCCCAGCGGAGGCGATTCTCGAGGGGCGCGCCACCGACGCCTACTTCGAGCGCACCCGGGACACCCTCGAGCACGCGGGGAAGAATCCCCACGTCGTCGCCGAGGTGACGGCCGATCAGTTCCCCACCGGCGCCTTCGAGGTGTTCACCGGCGTCGAAGACGTTGCGACGCTCTTTGCGGGCCGCGACGTGGATATCGACGCGCTGCCAGACGGCCAACTGTTCGACGGCGGCCCCGTAATGCGGATCGAAGGGCCGTACCTCGAGTTCGCCGAACTCGAGACCTCCCTACTCGGCTTTCTGTCCCAACCCAGCGGGTTCGCGACTGGCGCACTCGAGGTTCGGCAGGCCGCGCCCGACTCGCTCGTTCTCTCCTTCGGCGCGCGCCACGTCCATCCCTCGATTGCGGCGACGGTCGAACGCGCGGCGTTGCTCGCCGGACTCGACGGCTTCTCGCACGTCGCGGCCGGCGACGTTCTGGGTCTGGAAGCCGGGGGAACGATGCCTCACGCGCTCATGTTCTGCTTCGGCGAGGGGAATCAGGCCGACGCCTGGACGGCGTTCGACGAGGCCGTCGGCGAGGACGTCCCGCGGATCGCGCTGACCGACACTTTCTGGGACGAAAAGAGCGAGAGCCTGCTGGCCGCGGAGACGCTCGGGGACGACCTCGAGGGCGTTCGCCTCGACACCACGGGTTCGAGGCGGGGGGACTTCCGCCACATCGTCCGCGAGGTCCGGTGGGAACTCGATGCCCGGGGCCACGAGGACGTCGACATCTTCTGTAGCGGCGGGCTCACCCCCGAGTCGATCCGCGACCTTCGGGATATCGCGGACGGCTTCGGCGTCGGTAGCCACATCACGGGCGCCGACTCGGTCGACTTCAGCCTCGATATCGTCTCCCTCGAGGGCGACTCGGTTTCCAAGCGGGGCAAGCTCTCGGGCGTGAAGGAGGTGTACCGAACGGCAGCGGGGGGCCACCACGTCGCGCTCGCCGACCGCGAGGGGCCCGAGGACGGCGAGGCGCTGCTCGAGCCGCTCGTTCGCGACGGCGAGGTGGTTCGGGAGTTCGACCTCGAGGCGGCCAGCGAGCGGTGTCTGGCCGACGCGGAGCGAGTCGGCTTCGACGAATCAACGGATTGAACTCTCTGCCGTCGGCAGACGCAGTATGGAGTCTACAACCGACGCGGCGCCGTCTCGCGGCGCGGTCGTGAACCTGTTGACGCTCAAACTGGTCGGAATTGGTCTCTTTGCAGCCGTCGTCAACTGGTCCGCCATGATGATCTCGGGTCCGCTCGGCCTGGTCCGGATCGGTCTCTTCGCACTCGGCAACGTCGTCGTCTGCTGGCTCGTCGTCGACGCCGTCTTCGCCGCTCTCGACCAGTTGCTCGAGTCGAAACTCCACGACTGGGAGTGAGCGAGTCCCGGTCGCAGCGCCGGGTGAATCGCGACCGTCGTCAGTTCAGATCCGCCCGCTCGAACCGCCAGTAGCCGATCGCGAGCGGGATCACGATCCAGGCGAGCAGGATGACGGCGGCGAACCAGTCGCTGAGATAGAACGGCAGGTCGCCGCTCACGCGATTCGAGACCAGGAGCGCGTTCGGGTTCTCCATCGTCTCCTCCGGGACGTCCTCGACCATGGTCTGCCAGCCGAGCATCGGCCAGATGAACTGATCGGCGAGTTCACTCGAAACCGCTCGGTAGGCCTCGAGCGGGTTCAGTTGCAGGAGGAAAAAGTACCACTCGGGGGCCTCGAGGCCGGGCAGTTCGCCCTCGACGAGGTAGTGGACGGCCGTGACGGCCGGATGCCAGACGAGCGTGAACACGACGTAGCTTCCGATCGCACCGCCCATCGCCTGCATTCTCGAAGACGACATCGCCGAGACGCCGACCGCGATGGCAGTAAAGGCCATGCCGAGGAGGATCGTCAGCGCCGAGAACCCGAGGAAGGTCCCAATCGGCACGTCGTCGAACAGTCCGACTGCGATCACGATGGCGACGAGACAGGCCACGACCGACGCGACGGCGATGACTCCCAGTCGACTCAGGAATTTGCCGGCAAAGACGTCCCAGCGGCTGTGAGAGAGGCCGAACAGCACCCGCAGGCTGCCCGACTGTCGCTCGCCGACGACGGCCATGTAGCCGACGAGCAGCGCCAGAATCGGAATGAGGAGGAGTCCACCGATGTTGGCGACGACGCCGATGACTTCCGTCGGTTCGGTCTCGGAGAGGTTGTCGGTCGCCGCGCCGACGGCGATGATTCCCATCAGGAAGACGAAGACGCCCATCACGGCCCAGATCATCCGCGAGCGGATCGCGTCCTCGAAATCCTTTCGGGCCAGCAGCGTGGTGCTCATTGAACCACCTCCTCGTCCGCTACGCCGCCGTCGGCTGCCGTTCGACGGGTCGCCTTCGACTCGTCGGCCGCCGCCCCCTCGCCGACCGACTCTGCCTCGACGCCGGTAAACGCGGAGAAGAGGTCCTCGAGCGTCGCCTCTTCGATATCGAAGTCGACGATCGGGGTTCCGGACTCGACGAGCCGATGGATCGCGTGCGCCTTCGCGGCCGGGTCGGCGTAGGTGACTCGGAGGCGGCCGTCGTCGGCCGTCACCTCGGTGACGCCGCCGATATCGGTGAGCGACGTCCGCTGGACCGACGGCTCTCCCGCCACGTCGACGACGAGACTCGAGCCCACGCCCGAGCGTTCGCGCAGTCCGGCGATGGTGTCGACGGTGACGAGCTGGCCGTCGTCGAGAATGCCGACGCGGTCGCAAACCGCCGACACCTGCCCGAGGATGTGACTCGAGAAGAAGACGGTTGTCCCGTCGGCAGCTTCCTCGCGGATGATCTCCTGAAACGTCCGGATCCCGTGGGGATCGAGGCCGCTCGAGGGTTCGTCCAGCACGAGGAGGTCTGGGTCACCCACGAGCGCCATCGCCATCGCGAGTCGCTGTTTCATCCCCTTCGAGTAGTCGCCGACCGGTCGCTCGGCGTCGGCGAGGTCCAGTCCGACCCGTTCGAGCAGGGCTTCCGGGGATTCGGTCCCACCCTTGGAGTCGAGGGCGAACTCGAGGTGCCGGGAGCCCGAGGAGCGCTCCCAGAGGTCGAAGCCGTCGGGGAGGATGCCGACGCGCTCGCGGACGGCGTCGGTCTCCTCGTGGGTGTCGTAGCCGAGCACCGTCGCCGACCCCTCGCTGGGTCTGATGAAGTCCAGCAGGAGGTCGATCGTCGTCGTCTTCCCCGCGCCGTTCGGCCCGAGAAAGCCGAACACTTCGCCTTCTTCGACGGTCAACTCGAGTGTCTCGAGGGCCGTCTCCTCGCCGTAGCGTTTCGTCAGGTCGGTCGTTTCGATCGCGGCCATCGTCATACCACCTCCGTCGACCGCCGGCGACCGTCGTTCCAGTTCGTGCGCTCGGTTCGATGGGATTGGCCCGCTCGCTGCGGTGCCGTGCCATCGGTCGGTCCGACTCCGGTGCCAGTGTCGGTCTGCGTGTCTCCCATCACGGTTCGACCGTCGACCGGCAGCATCCTATAAGCGGATTCACAGTTGTCGGGCCGGCAGTCGTGCCGAACAGTTATATACCAGTTCAGCCGACCGGCCGGTTAGCTGGCGGTTCGTTCCCGGACGTACTCGAGTGCGTCCCGTCCAGCCGTTCCCAGAAACAGCCGGCTGAACTGGCCGCTGAGCCACGCGAACGCGTTCAACAGCGCGAGCGAGGCGGTTAGCGCGACGACCCCGACTGCGGAGACCGCGAGCGCCTCGGGGAGCGTCGTCGCCTCCCACTCGGCGATCGTGACGGCGAACTCGACCCCGACGAGTAACTCGTTCCACGGGAGCGCCAGCGACGGCGTGAGATGGATCGGCTCGCCCCCGTTGATCAAGCCCACCTGCACGTTCGGCTGGTCGTAATAAAGCGGCGTCAGGAGCAGGACGACCGACGTGGTGAGCATCGTCGTCAGCAGGACGAACGAGACGATCCCGATGACGAACTTAAGAAAGAGGTAACAGATCGCCGCGTACGTCTCGATGCCGAAGACGAGCAGTCGAGCGCCGTCGACTCCGCCCTCTCCGTCGAGAAACGGGTAGTCGGGCGAGTCGATCTCGACTGCCAACAGATGTCGAGTCGTCGCGCGCTCGAACGCCGCGAAGACGTGGCTCGCGGCGAGTACGAGGAGCAGGATCGGTACGCCGACCAAGATGATCAGCAGGCCGAATCCGAGCGAGAATCCGGTAACCAGGAAGACAAAGTAGAGGATTCCGAGCGGGAACGCGAGTAGCAGGTATAGGAGGTTCAGATAGGTCTGCGGGCGGAACGGACTGAGTGCTGCGGCCCGCATCGTTCGGCCGACGTCGTTGATGCGGACGGATCCCGCTCGAAGACTCACGTCAGAACTCTCGTCGGTCAGTTAACATAAACCTTGGTGGGTGGCCTCGAATTCGGTGGTTACGGGCCGGGAAATCCGCTAATCGCGGATCCGCACCACGAACGGTTCGCGGATCCGAACGATTATAGCCCTTCGAGCGGGAGTCCAGAGAGACGTGTCGGTCCGGCAACCGGAGTCCGTCGACGGCCTGCAGTCCGCTACCCGCAGGACTCGCGGCTCCGTCAC
Above is a window of Natronorubrum tibetense GA33 DNA encoding:
- a CDS encoding ABC transporter permease, which produces MSTTLLARKDFEDAIRSRMIWAVMGVFVFLMGIIAVGAATDNLSETEPTEVIGVVANIGGLLLIPILALLVGYMAVVGERQSGSLRVLFGLSHSRWDVFAGKFLSRLGVIAVASVVACLVAIVIAVGLFDDVPIGTFLGFSALTILLGMAFTAIAVGVSAMSSSRMQAMGGAIGSYVVFTLVWHPAVTAVHYLVEGELPGLEAPEWYFFLLQLNPLEAYRAVSSELADQFIWPMLGWQTMVEDVPEETMENPNALLVSNRVSGDLPFYLSDWFAAVILLAWIVIPLAIGYWRFERADLN
- a CDS encoding ABC transporter ATP-binding protein → MAAIETTDLTKRYGEETALETLELTVEEGEVFGFLGPNGAGKTTTIDLLLDFIRPSEGSATVLGYDTHEETDAVRERVGILPDGFDLWERSSGSRHLEFALDSKGGTESPEALLERVGLDLADAERPVGDYSKGMKQRLAMAMALVGDPDLLVLDEPSSGLDPHGIRTFQEIIREEAADGTTVFFSSHILGQVSAVCDRVGILDDGQLVTVDTIAGLRERSGVGSSLVVDVAGEPSVQRTSLTDIGGVTEVTADDGRLRVTYADPAAKAHAIHRLVESGTPIVDFDIEEATLEDLFSAFTGVEAESVGEGAAADESKATRRTAADGGVADEEVVQ
- a CDS encoding cysteine hydrolase family protein; this encodes MDLEPADTAVVVVDMQNGFCHPDGSLYAPGSETVIEPIADLVERAREADLQVIYTRDIHPPEQFDDAHYYDEFEQWGEHVLEGSWEADIVDELTVEEDDHVVEKHTYDAFYNTELEGWLNARGIDDLVLCGTLANVCVLHTGGSAGLRDFRPLMVEDCIGAIEDDHKAYAIDHADWLFGEVVDSDNLAFGDE
- a CDS encoding Hvo_1808 family surface protein, translating into MQRGHLGLIAVVSLLVLSGCALPDSPDRFDTDRELGYVGGYAHDDAFEFDDADALTERQLEAVKYRSMARIEVVREMKFEHDVRLEVISREEYRSQRGEPRSASPFVNEVWRGAFIVNGETDVSQAMNTLYGGAVQGYYTSHRIVIITDDTDEIRIDRNTLVHELVHALQDQHFGLDRSGQSIDEQRAEIGLTEGEAEYIPYLYDQRCGEEWQCLAEYERPPATNLGGTPFNAGLFLSIYAPYSEGPPFVDHLRDRGGWAAVDDAYDDRPASTSQLIHPEKYPDDRPVDVVVPDRSSDDWVPFTRGGEPRTETVGEATLFAALWTNDVVDRWLTDGATDLSPYNYSYPATDGWTGDSMQIYHDADDEDRTGHVWSLAWESEDDADKFAAAYRTLLENRGATAVERADDVYRIEDGEAFAGAYRVTVDGDRVELVGAPTVDDIEAIHGSETASATLEEPVTVPTPATTMSGSIVASRP
- a CDS encoding RNA-guided endonuclease InsQ/TnpB family protein produces the protein MEYRRTAIIKLDVDQDADASLRETVEQFKHCANTASEWCWHGDDGYHVTSKAKAERALYDQLRDETNLTANLVQKGIRRAVEAVKSGVERLKRGERTSQPYFSADSAVYNKRSATFHRDHVSLSTVNGRVECDYILPDDSETPPTKYVSDEDFEFRMAHLQYRDGDWYLHASMRKVEADEESPESESKHRTVLGVDLGVNNVAVASTGRFWSADEFNHWRQEYEKRRASLQQCGSRQAHENIESIGQKEYGRFEIYLHTVANELIEEAVENDCSHIVFEELTHIRENIPEATWQHIWAFRRLYEYVEYKAEEHGIEVVQVDPRNTSKRCSTCGFTHDDNRHQESFECQQCGYENHADYNASKNIGLQYLRRRQNAGDGGAPVDVRLNRGTLNVSGEYVPPATTDGGIERESTRKPYPQRARSSDRAK
- a CDS encoding Hvo_1808 family surface protein — encoded protein: MTATLTRTRFLAALVAVSMLALLFVAASGAVPLLPAGDSADRPDDPSTEDTVGYVEGYWHDDELDVDDRDDAAIEDEDELESVIYRSMARVEEIRGLTFEDEVPVDVISREEFQEDHEELFVELSADERVQQNVTYEALFMVDSETDAEAALEAMYGDSVGGYYDPSANEIVLVSDSPESPEVDEVILGHELLHALQDQHFDLSGYDRETIDQDNAKNGLIEGDAVTVETEYDRNCGVEWDCLPETNAQPTQPSDINWGIYAMLIHPYDEGPEYVDFLLEADDGWSAVDAAYDDPPQHSAEVIHPDEDREMADVSVEDESADSWEPFEVDGEVATETVGEAGMVAMFGGNAPDPNQPSVIEDEDFLTPDFRIDYDQPYTDGWAGDQLVTYVDSDAAANGTPATEETGFVWQTEWTSSEDADQFVDGYGELLEINDAEAVDDRDGLYEIDGAYPGAYAVQTDGETVTVVRAPSVDELDDIEAGVTAGSESTDGSDETSESDETDGTESEDDDSAANDDSIPGFAAPGAVIAIVAAVLAARVRN
- a CDS encoding sensor domain-containing protein translates to MSLRAGSVRINDVGRTMRAAALSPFRPQTYLNLLYLLLAFPLGILYFVFLVTGFSLGFGLLIILVGVPILLLVLAASHVFAAFERATTRHLLAVEIDSPDYPFLDGEGGVDGARLLVFGIETYAAICYLFLKFVIGIVSFVLLTTMLTTSVVLLLTPLYYDQPNVQVGLINGGEPIHLTPSLALPWNELLVGVEFAVTIAEWEATTLPEALAVSAVGVVALTASLALLNAFAWLSGQFSRLFLGTAGRDALEYVRERTAS
- a CDS encoding nicotinate phosphoribosyltransferase → MTNPFGTVPAEAILEGRATDAYFERTRDTLEHAGKNPHVVAEVTADQFPTGAFEVFTGVEDVATLFAGRDVDIDALPDGQLFDGGPVMRIEGPYLEFAELETSLLGFLSQPSGFATGALEVRQAAPDSLVLSFGARHVHPSIAATVERAALLAGLDGFSHVAAGDVLGLEAGGTMPHALMFCFGEGNQADAWTAFDEAVGEDVPRIALTDTFWDEKSESLLAAETLGDDLEGVRLDTTGSRRGDFRHIVREVRWELDARGHEDVDIFCSGGLTPESIRDLRDIADGFGVGSHITGADSVDFSLDIVSLEGDSVSKRGKLSGVKEVYRTAAGGHHVALADREGPEDGEALLEPLVRDGEVVREFDLEAASERCLADAERVGFDESTD